The following coding sequences lie in one Xylocopa sonorina isolate GNS202 chromosome 15, iyXylSono1_principal, whole genome shotgun sequence genomic window:
- the LOC143430662 gene encoding uncharacterized protein LOC143430662: protein MFRNVTPQKAITFTHFCVALTCCWPLPSAATKSELFRFKILRSVMLLNALMLLGPMLYAIHAYKDDVENMSKAVLLTISVVQVLAQTSSCIFQYDRYQQLIEEMTYCYEKACSYERHVFQRYVDKYSMFYGISAIWIYATALLVILGTLFLSDPFPTNARYPFAVDFEPVRSIIFLQQALVGVQCAAHVSIAVFCALLLLFSSARFEILQLELRSIKDAVSLIKCIKKYHNIRRYAMEVIHATRSIIVITVVLCAVVSVFSGILFIGRQPFTVRFQSICLASIALLKVFMCTWPADHLMDMSENVMRGAYESKWYRHPLRLQKYVLVTLVPQVPVILSVRFIVPTLSLSYYCSFISNVFSLFTVLRIVMTRNEDDN from the exons ATGTTTCGAAACGTAACGCCACAGAAGGCGATCACTTTTACCCATTTCTGCGTGGCTCTGACGTGCTGCTGGCCACTTCCGTCGGCAGCTACAAAGAGTGAACTGTTTCGATTCAAAATTTTGAGATCTGTGATGCTGCTGAACGCACTGATGCTCCTTGGACCAATGTTGTACGCGATACATGCCTACAAGGACGATGTCGAGAACATGTCTAAAGCGGTTCTACTGACGATCTCTGTGGTGCAAGTGCTTGCCCAAACTTCTTCCTGCATCTTTCAATACGATCGATACCAG CAATTAATCGAGGAAATGACATATTGCTACGAGAAAGCGTGCTCGTACGAGCGACACGTCTTCCAACGATACGTCGATAAGTATTCCATGTTCTATGGGATATCCGCCATTTGGATTTACGCGACAGCGTTATTGGTTATCCTTGGAACTCTCTTCTTATCCGATCCTTTCCCCACTAACGCCAGATACCCGTTCGCTGTTGACTTCGAGCCAGTGAGAAGCATCATCTTTCTGCAACAAGCGCTCGTTGGCGTGCAGTGCGCTGCACACGTGTCCATCGCTGTATTCTGTGCCCTGTTACTACTTTTCTCCTCAGCACGTTTCGAGATTTTGCAGTTAGAACTACGTTCGATTAAGGACGCTGTTTCATTGATAAAATGTATCAAAAAGTATCACAACATTAGAAG ATACGCAAtggaagttattcatgcgactcgaTCGATAATTGTGATAACAGTAGTCCTTTGCGCTGTTGTATCCGTATTTTCTGGAATCCTTTTCATTGGA CGACAACCGTTCACTGTGAGATTTCAAAGCATTTGCTTGGCGTCGATCGCGCTGTTGAAGGTTTTCATGTGCACGTGGCCAGCTGATCACTTAATGGATATG AGTGAAAATGTAATGCGAGGAGCGTACGAGTCGAAATGGTACAGGCATCCCTTGAGATTACAAAAGTACGTGTTGGTCACTCTGGTTCCTCAGGTTCCGGTGATTTTAAGTGTGAGATTCATCGTTCCAACCCTCTCGCTGAGCTATTATTGCTCG TTCATCTCGAATGTATTTTCATTATTTACCGTGCTACGTATCGTCATGACCAGAAATGAAGATGACAATTGA
- the LOC143430663 gene encoding uncharacterized protein LOC143430663, translating to MFRNVTAQKAITFTQCCVALTYCWPLPSSATKNEVLRFKILRFMTLLNALILLCPMLYAIHVYSDDVENMSKAILLTPAVLHVLIQSFSCMAQYERYQRLIEIMIVCCKRARSYERHVFQRYVDKYSMFYGMSAVWIYATGLLVILGTLFLSDPFPTNARYPFAVDFEPVRSIIFVHQALVGMQCAAHVSIAVFCALLLLFSSARFEILQLELRSVQDVVSLVKCIKKYHSIRRYATEVIYATRPIIVITVVLCAVVTVFCGIIFIGRQPFTVRIQSICLASIALLKVFMCTWPADHLMDMSENVMRGAYESKWYRQSLTLQKYILFTLVPQAPVVLSVRFVIPTLSLNFYCSFISNVVSLFTVLRIVMTRDEDDY from the exons ATGTTTCGAAACGTGACGGCACAGAAGGCGATCACTTTTACTCAGTGCTGCGTGGCTTTGACGTACTGTTGGCCGCTTCCGTCGTCAGCGACCAAGAATGAAGTGCTCCGTTTCAAGATTCTAAGATTCATGACGTTGCTGAACGCGTTGATCCTGCTTTGCCCTATGTTATACGCGATACACGTGTACAGTGACGATGTCGAGAACATGTCTAAAGCAATTCTATTGACACCTGCTGTTTTGCACGTGCTTATTCAAAGTTTCTCCTGCATGGCTCAATACGAACGGTATCAG CGACTAATTGAGATAATGATAGTGTGCTGCAAGAGAGCACGGTCATACGAGAGACACGTCTTCCAACGATACGTCGATAAGTATTCCATGTTCTATGGGATGTCCGCCGTTTGGATTTACGCGACAGGGTTATTGGTTATCCTGGGAACCCTTTTCTTATCCGATCCATTCCCCACTAACGCCAGATATCCGTTCGCTGTTGACTTCGAGCCAGTAAGAAGCATCATTTTCGTGCACCAAGCGCTCGTTGGCATGCAATGCGCTGCACACGTGTCCATTGCTGTATTCTGCGCTCTGCTGCTACTGTTCTCCTCAGCACGTTTCGAGATTCTGCAGTTGGAGTTACGTTCCGTTCAGGATGTCGTTTCATTGGTAAAATGTATCAAAAAGTATCACAGCATCAGAAG GTACGCGACGGAAGTTATTTACGCGACTCGACCCATAATTGTGATAACAGTGGTCCTTTGCGCTGTGGTAACCGTGTTTTGCGGAATCATTTTCATTGGA CGACAACCGTTCACCGTGAGAATTCAAAGCATTTGCTTGGCGTCGATCGCGCTGTTGAAGGTTTTCATGTGCACGTGGCCAGCTGATCACTTGATGGACATG AGCGAGAATGTGATGCGAGGAGCGTATGAGTCGAAATGGTACAGACAGTCCTTGACATTACAAAAGTATATACTGTTCACGTTGGTTCCTCAGGCTCCAGTGGTTTTGAGCGTAAGATTTGTCATCCCAACACTTTCATTGAACTTTTACTGCTCG TTCATCTCGAATGTAGTTTCATTATTTACTGTGCTACGAATCGTCATGACTAGAGATGAAGATGATTATTAA
- the LOC143430572 gene encoding uncharacterized protein LOC143430572 — translation MFRNATPEKAIVFTQFSIALTCCWPLPTSATKNEILRFKILRSVLLLNAFMLLGPMLYAMYVYRNDVENICKGVLLGLAVVQVLIQTSSCIVQYDRYQQLIEEMTYCCEKARSYERHVFQRYVDKYSVFYGISAIWIYVTASMVVVGTLFIAEPFPTNAKYPFAVHFEPVRSIIFVHQALVGMQCAAHTAIAAFYALLLLFSAARFKVLQLELRAVTDVASLINCIRKYHIVKRYATEVVYIVRPIALMTIIMCGVSIVFSGITIIGRQPFTVKVQFLSLTSIGLLKVFMCTWPADHLMDITENAMRSAYESEWYRHPLRLQKYILSTLAPQAPVVLSVRFVIPTLSLNYYCSFISNVFSLFTVLRIVMIRDEDDY, via the exons ATGTTTCGAAACGCAACGCCAGAGAAGGCGATCGTCTTTACTCAATTCAGCATAGCTCTAACTTGCTGTTGGCCACTTCCAACGTCAGCTACTAAGAACGAAATCCTTCGTTTCAAGATTTTGAGATCCGTGCTGTTGCTGAACGCGTTCATGCTTCTTGGTCCTATGTTATATGCAATGTACGTGTACCGTAATGACGTCGAGAATATATGTAAAGGAGTTCTATTGGGACTCGCTGTCGTGCAAGTACTCATTCAAACATCTTCCTGCATCGTTCAATACGATCGATATCAG CAATTAATCGAGGAAATGACATACTGTTGCGAGAAAGCACGCTCGTATGAGAGACACGTCTTCCAGCGATACGTCGACAAGTATTCAGTGTTCTATGGAATATCTGCCATTTGGATTTACGTGACAgcgtcaatggttgtcgtgggAACTCTTTTCATAGCTGAACCATTCCCAACTAACGCCAAATATCCATTCGCGGTTCATTTCGAGCCAGTAAGAAGCATCATTTTCGTGCACCAAGCGCTCGTTGGCATGCAATGTGCCGCCCATACAGCGATCGCCGCGTTCTACGCTCTGTTGCTGCTATTTTCCGCTGCACGCTTCAAAGTTTTGCAGCTGGAGCTGCGAGCAGTCACGGATGTCGCTTCGTTGATAAATTGCATAAGAAAGTATCACATAGTGAAAAG GTACGCAACTGAAGTTGTCTACATAGTTCGACCCATAGCGTTGATGACGATAATCATGTGCGGTGTATCGATCGTATTCAGCGGTATCACTATCATTGGA CGACAACCGTTCACCGTGAAAGTTCAATTCCTCTCATTGACCTCGATTGGACTATTGAAGGTTTTCATGTGCACTTGGCCAGCTGATCACTTAATGGACATT ACGGAAAATGCGATGCGCTCAGCGTACGAATCGGAATGGTACAGACACCCCTTgagattacaaaaatatatattgtCCACGTTGGCTCCCCAGGCTCCGGTGGTTTTGAGCGTCAGATTTGTCATTCCAACCCTCTCGCTGAACTATTACTGCTCG TTCATCTCGAATGTGTTCTCGTTATTTACCGTGTTACGAATCGTTATGATCAGAGATGAGGATGATTATTGA
- the LOC143430664 gene encoding uncharacterized protein LOC143430664 — translation MFRNATPEKAISFIQFSVALTWCWPLPSSATKNEVLRFKIFRLAMLVNAFMLLGPMLYAMYVYRDEVENTCKAALLSLAVLQVLIQMSSCILHYDRYQQLIGEMTYCCQKARSYEKHVFQRYVDKYSAFYGMSIIWIYVTASMVVVGTLLITDPFPTNAKYPFAVHFEPVRSIIFVHQALVGMQCAAHACIAVLCALLLLFSAARFQILQLELRAVKDVASFVICIKKYHKVRRYATEVVSAVRSIALMTVIACGVSVVFSGITIIGRQPSTVKIQFISLASIALLKVFMCTWPADHLMHMSENAIQGAYESEWYKHSLRIQKYILFTLTPQAPVVLSVKCIIPTLSLQYYCSFISNVFSLFTVLRVAMVRDEDDY, via the exons ATGTTTCGAAACGCAACGCCAGAGAAGGCGATCTCTTTTATTCAGTTCAGCGTGGCTTTGACTTGGTGTTGGCCACTTCCGTCGTCAGCTACCAAAAACGAAGTGCTCCGTTTCAAGATCTTCAGACTCGCGATGCTGGTGAACGCGTTCATGCTTCTTGGTCCTATGTTGTACGCGATGTACGTGTATCGTGACGAGGTCGAGAACACGTGTAAAGCAGCTCTGTTGAGCCTTGCTGTCTTGCAAGTACTCATTCAAATGTCGTCCTGCATCCTTCATTACGATCGATATCAG CAATTAATCGGGGAAATGACATATTGCTGCCAGAAAGCACGGTCATACGAGAAACACGTCTTCCAACGATACGTCGACAAGTATTCTGCGTTCTATGGGATGTCTATCATTTGGATTTACGTGACAGCATCGATGGTTGTCGTGGGAACTCTTTTAATAACCGATCCCTTCCCCACCAATGCCAAATATCCGTTCGCGGTTCATTTCGAACCAGTAAGAAGCATCATTTTCGTGCACCAAGCGCTCGTTGGAATGCAATGCGCTGCGCACGCGTGCATCGCTGTACTTTGCGCCCTGTTGCTATTATTTTCTGCAGCGCGGTTCCAGATATTGCAATTGGAACTACGAGCGGTTAAGGACGTTGCTTCATTCGTAATTTGTATAAAAAAGTATCACAAAGTGAGAAG GTACGCAACGGAAGTTGTTAGCGCAGTTCGATCCATAGCATTGATGACTGTAATCGCATGTGGTGTATCGGTCGTATTTAGTGGTATCACTATTATTGGA AGACAACCATCCACCGTGAAAATTCAATTTATTTCCTTGGCTTCGATTGCACTGTTGAAGGTATTCATGTGCACCTGGCCAGCTGATCACTTAATGCACATG AGTGAAAATGCAATACAAGGAGCGTACGAATCAGAGTGGTACAAACATTCTTTGAGAATACAAAAGTATATATTGTTTACCTTGACTCCTCAGGCTCCTGTGGTTTTAAGTGTGAAATGCATCATTCCTACTCTCTCGCTGCAGTATTACTGCTCG TTCATCTCGAATGTATTTTCTTTATTCACCGTCTTACGCGTTGCCATGGTCAGAGATGAAGATGATTATTAA
- the LOC143430665 gene encoding uncharacterized protein LOC143430665: MFRNVTPEKAIAFAQYSVALTCCWPLPLTATRTELLRFKILRSVMLLNAFMLLGPMLYAMHAYRDDIENMCKAVLLTLAVVQVLVQTSSCIFQYDRYQQLIEEMTYCCEKACEYERHVFQRYVDKYSVFYGISVIWIYVAASMVVLGTFFLPDPFPTNAKYPFAVNFEPVRSIIFLHQTFVGMQCAAHVAIAVFSALLLLFSAARFEILQLELRAVKDVTSLINCIKKYHKVRRYLDIVLMMQETKLINERLYGN; the protein is encoded by the exons ATGTTTCGAAACGTGACGCCAGAGAAGGCGATCGCCTTTGCTCAGTATAGCGTAGCTTTGACATGCTGTTGGCCACTTCCATTGACAGCTACCAGGACCGAGCTGCTTCGATTCAAGATCCTGAGATCTGTGATGTTGTTGAACGCGTTCATGCTCCTTGGTCCCATGTTGTACGCGATGCATGCGTACCGCGACGATATCGAGAACATGTGCAAAGCGGTTCTACTGACGCTCGCTGTCGTGCAAGTGCTTGTCCAAACTTCTTCCTGCATTTTTCAATACGATCGATATCAg CAATTAATCGAGGAGATGACGTACTGTTGCGAGAAAGCGTGCGAGTACGAGCGACACGTCTTCCAGCGATACGTCGACAAGTACTCAGTTTTCTATGGAATATCAGTTATTTGGATTTACGTGGCAGCATCGATGGTCGTCTTGGGGACATTTTTTCTACCTGATCCATTCCCCACTAACGCTAAATACCCGTTTGCTGTTAACTTCGAGCCCGTCAGAAGCATCATTTTTCTACATCAAACATTCGTCGGCATGCAATGCGCTGCACACGTGGCCATCGCTGTATTCTCCGCCCTGTTGCTATTATTTTCCGCGGCACGTTTCGAGATTTTGCAGTTGGAGCTACGTGCTGTTAAGGATGTCACCTCGTTAATTAATTGTATAAAAAAGTATCACAAAGTGAGAAG ATATCTGGATATAGTCTTAATGATGCAAGAAACGAAACTGATAAACGAACGATTGTATGGTAATTGA
- the LOC143430666 gene encoding uncharacterized protein LOC143430666 → MEAVYAVQSIALITVIICGVATVFCGMTFLGRQSFTVKIQFASLASIALLKVFMCTLPADHLMHMGESVIQGAYESEWYKHSSRIQKYILITLTPQAPVVLSVKCLIPSLSLNYYCSFVSNVFSLFTVLRATMIRDDDDY, encoded by the exons ATGGAAGCTGTTTACGCAGTACAGTCCATAGCGCTGATCACAGTAATCATATGTGGCGTAGCGACCGTGTTTTGCGGTATGACTTTTCTTGGA CGACAATCGTTCACCGTGAAAATTCAATTCGCTTCCTTGGCTTCGATTGCACTATTGAAGGTTTTCATGTGCACGTTGCCAGCTGATCACTTAATGCACATG GGTGAAAGTGTAATACAAGGCGCATACGAGTCGGAGTGGTACAAACATTCTTCGAGAATACAAAAGTATATATTGATTACCTTGACTCCTCAGGCTCCCGTGGTTTTAAGCGTGAAATGTCTCATTCCTAGTCTCTCGTTGAACTATTACTGCTCG TTCGTCTCGAATGTGTTTTCTTTATTCACCGTTCTACGAGCTACCATGATCAGAGATGATGATGACTATTGA
- the LOC143430569 gene encoding uncharacterized protein LOC143430569 codes for MFRNVTAEKAIAFTHLCVALTYCWPLPSMATRRQVLRFKILRFVLFLNALMLLFPLLYAMHVHRDDAGNVGKAGLLTLGVMLVLSQTSLSIVEYERFQRLIEEMEYYCKRASLYQRRVFQRYIDKYSTFYGVSAVWFYATACMVILGTVFLSDPLPTNAEYPFAVTFEPVRSIIFVHQAIVGFQCAAHISIGIFCALLLLFSAARFEVLTMELRTVQDTPSLIECVKHYRAAKRYAKEVISSIRSITLITVTMCGVATVFCGITFIGRQPFAVKVQFLSLASLALLKVFMCAWPADHLMDTSENVMHGVYESKWYKRPLRMQKFILFMLVPQAPVTLSIKSIIPTLSLNYYTSFISNVFSLFTVLRAAMVRYNDNN; via the exons ATGTTCAGAAATGTGACTGCAGAGAAAGCGATCGCTTTCACTCACCTTTGCGTGGCTTTGACATACTGCTGGCCACTACCCTCGATGGCTACCAGGCGTCAAGTGCTTCGTTTCAAGATCCTCAGATTCGTACTATTTCTAAACGCACTTATGCTGCTCTTTCCTTTATTATATGCAATGCACGTGCACCGTGACGATGCTGGAAACGTGGGTAAAGCAGGTTTATTGACGCTTGGGGTGATGCTTGTGCTATCTCAGACTTCCTTGTCCATCGTTGAGTACGAACGATTTCAG CGACTAATCGAAGAAATGGAATATTACTGCAAGAGAGCATCCTTGTACCAAAGACGGGTCTTCCAACGATACATCGACAAGTACTCCACGTTCTACGGTGTGTCTGCGGTTTGGTTTTACGCGACAGCTTGCATGGTTATCCTTGGAACCGTTTTCTTATCCGACCCTCTGCCAACGAACGCGGAGTATCCGTTCGCAGTTACTTTCGAGCCAGTGAGAAGCATTATTTTCGTGCATCAAGCGATCGTGGGCTTCCAGTGCGCTGCGCACATATCCATTGGCATATTTTGCGCCCTCTTGTTGCTGTTTTCCGCTGCACGCTTCGAGGTTCTAACAATGGAGCTGCGCACAGTGCAAGACACCCCATCGTTGATCGAATGTGTGAAGCATTATCGAGCTGCGAAAAG GTATGCGAAGGAAGTGATATCCTCGATCCGGTCCATTACTCTTATCACTGTAACTATGTGCGGCGTGGCGACTGTGTTCTGCGGCATCACTTTTATCGGA CGTCAGCCATTTGCAGTGAAAGTTCAGTTCCTCTCTTTGGCTTCTCTGGCGCTGTTGAAGGTCTTCATGTGCGCTTGGCCAGCTGATCATTTAATGGACACG AGTGAAAATGTGATGCATGGAGTGTATGAATCGAAATGGTACAAACGACCTCTGAGGATGCAGAAATTTATACTGTTCATGTTGGTTCCTCAGGCACCAGTGACGTTAAGTATCAAGTCTATTATTCCTACATTGTCGTTGAACTATTATACCTCG TTCATCTCAAACGTGTTCTCCTTATTTACCGTTTTGCGAGCCGCCATGGTCAGATACAACGATAACAATTGA
- the LOC143430667 gene encoding uncharacterized protein LOC143430667: MWWFYVLIESYSVLGIINGVRCCFVDLNGFVKTFVDVIFMLEVLFDLIYYKFRAKEFQRLIIEMERFMTTPNPRHSILPVTFYYTVVATYVIGSFLFIFTPLFSENQPTPLNTIFIFIPKEKYWGRRIAYGLEIIIVIIAAVVLYYDLMIVAITLHAGSKFGLLGTKLEKFGVLTEKKVKTWTREHQSVISYAFEVNRIIAPIAIKSTIAVMLYVLVCALVVIHKLPFVELSKFFVVTLFSMLRFVACSWAADVMTEKAHNISWNIYDSSWIDATMNTRKSFLVITQRCQKRITIHVVGFISAWSLKFCGQVVYTIFTFFSTLRAALRV, encoded by the exons ATGTGGTGGTTTTACGTTCTGATCGAATCGTACAGCGTGTTAGGTATAATAAATGGTGTTCGTTGCTGTTTCGTAGATCTAAACGGATTTGTGAAAACATTCGTGGATGTGATATTCATGCTGGAAGTGTTGTTCGATTTGATCTATTACAAATTTCGCGCTAAAGAATTCCAG CGCTTGATAATTGAAATGGAGCGATTCATGACGACACCCAATCCGCGACATTCGATTCTACCTGTAACATTTTATTACACGGTGGTGGCCACTTACGTCATTGGTAGCTTCCTTTTCATCTTCACTCCGTTATTTTCTGAGAATCAACCAACTCCTCTGAACACTATATTCATCTTTATACCAAAAGAAAAGTATTGGGGCAGACGCATCGCTTACGGATTGGAAATAATTATTGTCATAATCGCTGCTGTGGTTTTGTACTATGATTTAATGATAGTTGCAATAACATTGCACGCTGGTTCAAAATTCGGTTTACTAGGAACGAAGTTAGAAAAATTTGGCGTTCTGACGGAGAAGAAGGTGAAAACGTGGACGAGAGAACATCAAAGCGTAATCAG CTACGCGTTCGAAGTGAATCGTATCATCGCACCCATTGCGATTAAATCAACGATCGCAGTGATGCTATACGTACTCGTCTGTGCTCTCGTAGTCATTCAC AAATTACCGTTCGTCGAGCTATCTAAATTCTTCGTAGTCACTCTCTTCTCAATGTTACGTTTCGTCGCGTGCAGTTGGGCGGCTGATGTGATGACAGAGAAG GCTCATAATATTTCTTGGAACATCTATGACAGTTCGTGGATCGATGCAACGATGAATACACGAAAGAGTTTTCTAGTAATTACGCAAAGATGCCAAAAACGTATTACCATTCACGTGGTTGGATTTATATCAGCCTGGTCTTTGAAATTTTGTGGACAG GTTGTCTACACGATTTTCACGTTCTTCTCCACATTAAGAGCAGCGTTACGCGTGTAA
- the LOC143430585 gene encoding LOW QUALITY PROTEIN: putative cytochrome P450 12a5, mitochondrial (The sequence of the model RefSeq protein was modified relative to this genomic sequence to represent the inferred CDS: inserted 2 bases in 1 codon), with protein MQRLLPKFTSISRQWGAMKMSKSLTANEGQKCLDLNPSDIICKYISTSWLLSGLXTTFSGVSAASMAQPQTTSTVDQSLRSDSIPLLDQATAEVSPATFDVPTTRIQPEIVADKAPLPFEEVPGPAILKIWEKYWKYVPLLGTQLFSSLLTNRFTQGRLSWNRNITPLKYLFNEYGCIVRINGPLSGDIVMIHRPEHIAEVFKQEGDTPVRSGIDILQHYRLNYRKYRFAGPFSLQGSEWLEVREKVEEDFNLIASSFFGKIDAVCDELIARIYKIRNRQNEVPADFHEDMIRWGIECFCNVTFNKHLGFLQSAGYNSTSEPSRIVDALTTAHKYMNRCETGFQVWRFFLTPFARNLFEACDVLDGVIAKYVRQAKCKLRIQAEEKCSAINESSPVVERFLLNEGVHPDDICTILMDMIILGVQATVNSEAFLLYYLAKNPRAQRRLYEEITSVLPSNDSPFTENALKEMPYLRACLQESLRLRPALPYLTRLLPKNITLHGYTIPKGTFVIMANQITSQREENFEDPTKFRPERWLTSCSKEEVDFTYLPFGYGARSCLGKHMAETKMMLLTAKLVRQFRVEYDYADIRSKFMMVNVPNKPLRFRFVDRN; from the exons ATGCAACGATTGTTGCCGAAGTTTACGTCGATTTCTCGACAATGGGGGGCGATGAAGATGTCGAAGTCTCTGACGGCGAACGAGGGCCAGAAATGTCTCGATCTTAACCCCTCCGACATTATATGTAAGTATATTTCAACATCGTGGCTGTTGAGCGGTTT CACGACATTTTCTGGTGTTTCAGCTGCATCTATGGCGCAGCCACAGACAACTTCTACGGTTGATCAGTCCTTGCGCTCGGATTCCATCCCCCTGCTCGATCAGGCGACAGCGGAAGTGTCACCAGCCACGTTCGACGTGCCCACGACGAGGATCCAGCCAGAAATCGTCGCAGACAAGGCACCGTTGCCTTTCGAGGAGGTCCCTGGGCCTGCTATTCTCAAGATCTGGGAGAAGTATTGGAAATACGTGCCGCTCCTCGGTACGCAACTGTTTTCCAGTCTGCTAACCAACAGATTTACCCAGG GACGACTGTCGTGGAATCGCAACATCACACCCTTGAAGTACCTGTTCAATGAGTACGGGTGTATCGTGAGGATCAATGGACCCCTTTCCGGTGACATCGTTATGATCCACAG ACCTGAACACATAGCCGAGGTGTTCAAACAGGAGGGCGACACTCCAGTGCGAAGTGGGATCGATATTTTGCAGCACTATCGATTGAATTATCGGAAATATCGGTTCGCTGGACCGTTCTCCTT GCAGGGCTCGGAATGGTTGGAAGTCAGAGAGAAGGTGGAAGAGGACTTCAATCTGATCGCCTCGAGCTTCTTCGGCAAAATCGACGCTGTCTGCGACGAACTTATCGCCAGGATATACAAAATACGTAACAGGCAAAACGAA GTACCCGCTGATTTCCACGAGGACATGATCCGTTGGGGCATCGAGTGCTTCTGCAACGTGACGTTCAACAAGCACCTCGGGTTCCTGCAATCAGCTGGCTACAATTCCACGTCCGAGCCATCGCGAATCGTCGACGCGTTGACCACGGCCCACAAGTACATGAACCGCTGCGAAACTGGCTTTCAAGTGTGGCGATTCTTCTTGACGCCGTTCGCGAGGAACCTTTTCGAGGCCTGCGACGTGCTCGACGG CGTCATAGCCAAGTACGTCCGTCAAGCTAAATGCAAGCTACGTATTCAAGCTGAAGAAAAATGCTCAGCTATCAACGAGAGCTCGCCAGTTGTGGAAAGATTCCTGCTGAACGAGGGCGTCCATCCGGATGATATTTGCACGATACTGATGGATATGATTATATTGGGCGTTCAAGCG ACGGTGAATTCTGAGGCTTTCCTGCTGTACTATTTGGCAAAGAATCCGCGAGCTCAGAGAAGACTCTACGAAGAAATCACCTCAGTTTTGCCAAGCAATGACTCCCCTTTCACGGAGAACGCGTTGAAGGAAATGCCGTATTTGAGAGCCTGTCTTCAGGAGAGTCTAAG GTTACGACCTGCTCTACCGTATCTTACTCGATTGCTACCAAAAAATATAACTCTTCATGGCTACACGATACCCAAAGGG ACGTTTGTTATAATGGCGAATCAAATCACCTCGCAACGAGAGGAGAACTTCGAAGACCCAACGAAATTCCGACCGGAAAGGTGGTTGACGAGTTGCTCGAAGGAGGAGGTAGACTTCACTTACTTGCCTTTCGGCTATGGCGCGAGGTCGTGTCTAGGAAAGCACATGGCTGAGACGAAGATGATGCTTTTGACAGCGAAG CTCGTACGACAATTCAGAGTCGAGTACGATTACGCTGATATTAGGAGCAAATTTATGATGGTGAACGTGCCCAATAAACCGCTTCGTTTCCGTTTCGTGGATAGGAATTAG
- the LOC143430578 gene encoding H2.0-like homeobox protein, with protein MNEVKTRGIVDGTNCSRQLKFGVERILSDEISCKKTDVLRPLPVQFSTVRCPCPGGCVRCEALRICPSFSYAQPSIPVNYGTASHGNGVAENYASIYRPAPLRPVPRVPISSTPASTNQSEPNTRRKRSWSRAVFSSLQRKGLERRFSLQKYITKPDRRQLAATLGLTDAQVKVWFQNRRMKWRHTKESENAALANADSHKESSRRSVKDGGKSETIEKTVSEDEEDVEIEVDV; from the exons ATGAACGAAGTGAAAACGCGCGGCATCGTGGACGGTACGAATTGTTCGCGGCAGCTGAAGTTCGGCGTAGAACGCATATTGTCGGACGAGATCTCGTGCAAGAAAACAG ATGTGCTCAGGCCGCTTCCGGTGCAATTCTCCACGGTGCGGTGTCCTTGTCCAGGCGGTTGCGTCAGGTGCGAAGCCCTCCGGATCTGTCCCTCGTTCTCGTACGCTCAACCCTCGATTCCTGTTAATTACGGGACCGCCAGTCACGGGAACGGAGTCGCTGAAAATTATGCGAGTATCTATCGACCAGCACCGCTGCGACCTGTCCCCAGAG TTCCGATATCGTCCACTCCAGCATCGACCAATCAATCAGAACCGAACACCAGGAGAAAGAGATCGTGGTCGAGGGCTGTGTTCAGTTCGTTGCAACGGAAAGGGTTGGAGAGGCGATTCTCGTTGCAGAAGTACATCACGAAACCGGATAGGAGGCAGCTAGCAGCCACTCTGGGACTGACGGACGCGCAG GTGAAGGTCTGGTTCCAGAATCGACGAATGAAGTGGAGGCACACGAAGGAGAGCGAGAACGCGGCACTGGCTAACGCTGATTCCCATAAGGAGTCGTCTAGGAGGTCGGTGAAAGATGGCGGGAAGAGTGAAACGATTGAAAAGACTGTCTCGGAGGACGAGGAGGACGTGGAGATCGAGGTGGACGTTTGA